One genomic window of Spirochaetia bacterium 38H-sp includes the following:
- a CDS encoding DUF5692 family protein: protein MGLLYNVPNATTWGIGIFILFALMAFNELGRTTKWGGLILFLFVPLFLTLFVWPKTNPPGNEYGTGTWFVWVKTYSALAGALGFWAIRFVPGLVKKKWVLLFPPLILALNILEAVIRDFQVFSFGLWDGGYVDNLWLMSGPWNIMNGIAGILNIITICGWSGIFISKDSSKDMIWPDMIWSWIIAYDLWNFAYVYNCIADHSFYAGLLLLLSCTIPAFFIKKGAWLQHRASTLSLWIMFVMTVPSFVDRILPVPSTHDPRAFFVVSLLALLSNIALAGYQFIKIFRKKLNPLKDEIYTDSRDYQTIVKINS from the coding sequence ATGGGACTTCTGTACAATGTTCCCAATGCTACAACATGGGGGATTGGGATTTTTATCCTTTTTGCTCTTATGGCCTTTAACGAATTGGGACGTACTACAAAGTGGGGTGGACTGATACTTTTCTTATTTGTTCCTTTGTTTTTGACTCTCTTTGTCTGGCCAAAGACAAATCCTCCTGGAAACGAGTATGGTACGGGAACATGGTTTGTTTGGGTCAAAACCTATTCTGCTCTGGCAGGTGCTCTCGGTTTTTGGGCCATACGCTTTGTTCCGGGATTGGTAAAAAAAAAGTGGGTCTTACTTTTCCCTCCGTTGATTCTGGCGCTCAATATTCTGGAAGCAGTTATAAGGGATTTTCAGGTTTTTTCTTTTGGTCTATGGGATGGCGGCTATGTGGATAACCTTTGGCTTATGTCAGGCCCATGGAACATAATGAACGGTATAGCCGGGATACTCAATATCATCACCATCTGTGGCTGGTCCGGTATATTTATATCAAAAGATTCCTCCAAAGATATGATTTGGCCGGATATGATTTGGAGCTGGATTATTGCCTATGACCTGTGGAATTTTGCCTATGTATACAATTGTATAGCAGACCATTCTTTTTATGCCGGTTTGCTTCTGTTGCTTTCCTGCACTATTCCTGCGTTCTTTATAAAAAAAGGTGCGTGGCTTCAGCACAGGGCTTCTACATTGAGCCTCTGGATTATGTTTGTAATGACGGTTCCTTCTTTTGTGGATCGTATTCTACCTGTTCCCTCCACCCATGATCCGAGAGCCTTTTTTGTAGTGAGCTTGCTTGCGCTTCTGTCCAATATTGCCCTGGCAGGATATCAGTTTATAAAAATATTTAGAAAAAAATTAAACCCTTTAAAAGACGAGATTTATACTGATAGCCGTGATTATCAGACCATAGTAAAGATAAACTCATAA
- a CDS encoding NAD(P)H-dependent oxidoreductase has protein sequence MLILLFVKVVIVVRQRGGCIYRADIEELEHKLAGSDILIFGSPTNWANMSSLMLNFFERLFGFLIKERDGAPPLKNLPGGRMVVLITACYTPFPFNLFF, from the coding sequence ATGCTAATCTTGCTTTTTGTAAAGGTTGTTATAGTTGTCAGACAAAGGGGGGGATGTATATACAGAGCTGACATAGAAGAATTGGAACATAAGTTGGCAGGTTCTGATATTCTGATCTTTGGCTCACCCACGAATTGGGCAAATATGTCTTCTTTGATGCTTAATTTTTTTGAACGTTTGTTTGGCTTTTTGATAAAAGAACGTGATGGCGCTCCGCCTTTAAAAAACTTACCGGGAGGTAGAATGGTGGTGCTCATAACTGCTTGTTACACACCTTTCCCCTTTAATTTGTTTTTTTAA
- a CDS encoding L-threonylcarbamoyladenylate synthase, translating into METLILDVSSSSIRRAAGVLRSGGLVAFPTETVYGLGANALDASAVARIFEAKERPFFDPLIVHVSDFDMAESVVTYFPPIARRLAERFWPGPLTIVLPRADKVPSIVTSGLSTVGVRMPAHTVAREIIRAAGVPVAAPSANLFGRLSPTKASHVIEQLDGRIGIVLDGGHTTVGVESTVVRVTDEEVVLLRPGGLAIEDIESFLHMRLTKKTDFSAHNKADAPDMPKSVSTSTHGKNVSYFTCSKDVSSSDRERSASESPGELEWHYAPVVPLVLLEELAFEKGSFPREALSPDAGVLAFRRVPEAACGVCRVLSTAGNMSEAAVRLFDALHELENAGVSVIFAESVPEEGLGRAVMDRLRKAAARFKKT; encoded by the coding sequence ATGGAGACGCTTATTCTTGATGTTTCTTCTTCTTCCATACGCAGGGCTGCCGGGGTTCTGCGTTCCGGCGGCCTTGTTGCTTTTCCCACTGAGACTGTATACGGGCTAGGGGCCAATGCTCTTGATGCATCTGCTGTGGCCAGGATTTTTGAGGCAAAGGAAAGGCCTTTTTTTGACCCCCTTATCGTTCATGTCTCTGATTTTGACATGGCAGAATCTGTTGTGACTTATTTCCCTCCCATAGCCCGCAGGCTTGCAGAGCGTTTTTGGCCGGGACCTCTTACGATTGTTCTTCCGCGTGCGGATAAGGTTCCGTCCATTGTAACTTCAGGGCTTTCTACCGTAGGTGTACGTATGCCTGCTCACACTGTCGCAAGAGAGATTATCCGCGCTGCAGGTGTTCCTGTTGCTGCTCCAAGCGCAAACCTTTTTGGGAGATTGAGTCCCACAAAGGCTTCTCATGTGATAGAACAACTTGATGGTCGGATTGGGATAGTACTTGACGGAGGGCACACTACAGTTGGTGTGGAATCCACAGTAGTCAGGGTTACAGACGAGGAGGTAGTGCTTCTCCGTCCAGGAGGGCTTGCCATAGAAGATATAGAGTCTTTTCTGCATATGCGGCTTACAAAAAAAACAGATTTTTCTGCACACAATAAGGCCGATGCTCCAGATATGCCAAAGTCGGTTTCCACCTCTACACATGGTAAGAATGTGTCCTATTTTACATGTAGCAAAGATGTATCTTCTTCTGACAGAGAGAGGTCTGCTAGTGAGAGCCCGGGCGAGCTTGAGTGGCACTATGCACCTGTTGTACCACTTGTTTTGCTTGAGGAGCTTGCTTTTGAGAAAGGCTCTTTCCCAAGGGAAGCCCTGTCACCCGATGCAGGGGTACTTGCCTTCCGAAGGGTGCCGGAGGCCGCTTGCGGGGTATGTAGGGTTTTGAGCACTGCGGGCAATATGTCGGAGGCTGCGGTAAGGCTTTTTGATGCGTTACACGAGCTTGAGAATGCAGGGGTGAGTGTGATTTTTGCAGAGTCTGTACCAGAAGAAGGGCTTGGGCGCGCTGTTATGGACAGATTGAGAAAGGCTGCTGCGCGTTTTAAAAAAACATGA
- the purC gene encoding phosphoribosylaminoimidazolesuccinocarboxamide synthase — protein MGSVKDVRVLVPASENAPGIGRFVFSDRYSVFDWGKMPDDIENKGSAICIATAYFFELLENMGVKTQYRGVVEDGEVKPLAEAKGPINELEFDLLRVIKPELKNGSYDYSAFSSRPGNILIPLEVIYRNSLPAGSSVFKRLERGDVTPHELGLDSMPVPGQRLYMPILDVSSKLEETDRYMSWTEAREIAGLSDDEYNLLRERTLMLDQLISEQASRLGLINEDGKVEYGFDIERNLVVVDALGTLDECRFTYKGIPMSKEVARIFYRSSDWYRRVEEAKKKDRLHWRKLVGEGPKPLPERFRSAISALYMAYANELTAREWFDVMPLSEAIAVIEEFIS, from the coding sequence ATGGGTAGTGTTAAGGATGTTAGGGTGCTTGTGCCTGCGTCTGAGAATGCTCCGGGAATAGGACGCTTTGTTTTTTCTGACAGATATTCTGTTTTTGACTGGGGTAAGATGCCGGATGATATAGAAAATAAGGGGTCTGCAATTTGTATTGCTACTGCTTATTTTTTTGAACTGCTGGAAAATATGGGTGTTAAGACTCAGTACCGCGGTGTCGTGGAGGACGGAGAGGTAAAGCCGCTTGCAGAGGCTAAGGGTCCTATTAACGAACTTGAGTTTGACCTTCTCAGAGTTATAAAGCCCGAGCTTAAGAACGGATCTTACGATTACTCTGCTTTTTCCTCAAGACCGGGGAATATTCTTATCCCGCTTGAGGTTATATATAGAAACAGTCTGCCTGCAGGCTCCAGCGTTTTTAAACGTTTGGAAAGGGGGGATGTTACTCCTCATGAGCTGGGGCTAGATTCCATGCCGGTTCCCGGACAAAGGCTATATATGCCTATTCTGGATGTGTCGTCCAAGCTGGAAGAGACTGACAGGTATATGTCATGGACAGAAGCCAGAGAAATTGCAGGTCTATCCGACGATGAGTACAATCTTTTGAGAGAAAGAACTCTCATGCTTGACCAACTTATAAGCGAACAGGCAAGCAGGTTGGGGCTTATCAACGAGGATGGTAAGGTTGAGTATGGGTTTGATATAGAGCGCAATCTTGTTGTTGTGGATGCTCTAGGCACCCTTGATGAATGCAGGTTTACCTATAAGGGTATTCCCATGAGCAAAGAGGTTGCACGTATTTTTTACAGGTCTTCCGACTGGTATAGGAGGGTTGAAGAGGCTAAGAAGAAAGACAGGCTGCACTGGCGCAAGCTGGTAGGAGAAGGTCCCAAGCCTCTTCCTGAGCGTTTTAGGAGCGCTATTTCTGCTCTTTATATGGCTTATGCCAATGAACTTACAGCACGCGAGTGGTTTGATGTCATGCCACTTTCCGAGGCTATTGCTGTAATCGAGGAGTTTATTTCCTGA
- a CDS encoding PstS family phosphate ABC transporter substrate-binding protein — MKKIFFVLTVMSLASAVLFAGPQGEEGSLSGTIRIAGSSTVYPITTAVAEDFTAMYPDVQIAVQSTGTGGGFKNFFIPGKTEINDASRPIKDSELAAVRDSGDDVLEFQVATDAITVVVSPDANWIDGISIKQLNRIWRPENPAVKWSDVDPSWPDEPFELYGPTSASGTFDFFTEKVMGEEGVSRADYQGTEEDNTIVQAVSSSKYALGYFGMAYYLENKDKVKPLKIEGVLPSLETARTYEYPLSRPIFIYVRKSVLSRPEIVEFVKYYIKQTNTSLISKIGYVPVTDDVVEKNLEKLEKAVKEVSGN; from the coding sequence ATGAAGAAAATTTTTTTTGTATTGACAGTAATGTCACTTGCCAGTGCTGTTTTGTTTGCGGGACCTCAGGGCGAGGAGGGCTCGTTGTCAGGTACTATCAGGATTGCAGGCAGTAGTACTGTGTATCCTATCACTACGGCTGTAGCCGAGGATTTTACTGCCATGTATCCCGATGTTCAGATTGCCGTACAATCTACGGGAACGGGCGGAGGTTTTAAAAACTTTTTTATTCCGGGCAAAACAGAAATCAATGACGCCAGCCGTCCCATCAAGGATTCTGAGCTTGCTGCTGTGCGTGATAGTGGGGATGATGTTCTGGAGTTTCAGGTTGCTACAGATGCTATTACGGTTGTTGTAAGTCCGGATGCCAACTGGATTGATGGTATCAGTATAAAGCAGCTCAATAGGATTTGGAGACCGGAAAATCCTGCTGTAAAATGGAGCGATGTGGATCCGTCATGGCCTGATGAACCTTTTGAGCTGTATGGGCCTACCAGTGCTTCCGGTACTTTTGACTTTTTTACTGAGAAGGTCATGGGTGAGGAAGGCGTAAGCCGTGCTGACTATCAGGGTACAGAGGAAGACAATACTATTGTCCAGGCAGTTTCATCTTCCAAGTATGCGCTTGGTTACTTTGGGATGGCTTATTATCTTGAAAACAAGGACAAGGTTAAGCCTCTCAAGATTGAGGGTGTGCTTCCTTCTCTTGAGACAGCACGTACTTATGAGTATCCTCTTTCTAGACCTATATTTATCTATGTGAGAAAAAGTGTCCTTTCCAGACCTGAGATTGTAGAGTTTGTCAAGTATTATATCAAGCAGACAAACACTTCTCTTATAAGCAAGATAGGTTATGTGCCTGTAACCGATGATGTAGTAGAGAAGAATCTTGAGAAGCTTGAGAAGGCTGTAAAGGAAGTTTCCGGGAATTAA
- the pstC gene encoding phosphate ABC transporter permease subunit PstC, with translation MGIDRRRIVISDPPHKLEKRVRILFFSAAVLSVVVTVGIVAVLLVDSVVFFKNVSLWDFMMGSEWAPTIKPYRYGVLPILSGTVTFTLTTALIALPVGLLTAVFLAEYAPPRLRAVLKPALEILAGIPTVVYGYFALVYVTPFLRNFFPDISTFNVLSASIVVAIMIIPTISSISEDAIRAVPDKLRYGAYGLGMTRFQTIRTVVLPSALSGITSSFILGISRVIGETMAVTIAAGRMPRIVNLLNLSDTFLKPIQTMTSAMVEVGLSDVSGDSPAYMSLYAVGFLLFLFTLALNLISQKIKKKFREKYQ, from the coding sequence ATGGGTATAGACAGACGTAGGATAGTTATTTCCGATCCGCCGCACAAACTGGAAAAAAGGGTGCGGATTTTGTTTTTTTCTGCTGCTGTGTTGTCCGTTGTTGTTACGGTAGGTATAGTGGCGGTTCTTTTGGTGGATTCTGTTGTTTTTTTTAAAAATGTATCTTTGTGGGATTTTATGATGGGTTCTGAGTGGGCGCCTACCATAAAACCCTACAGATACGGGGTTCTTCCCATATTGAGCGGTACTGTTACATTTACTCTTACAACTGCACTTATTGCTCTTCCTGTGGGTTTGCTTACTGCTGTTTTCCTTGCTGAGTATGCTCCGCCCAGATTGCGTGCTGTTCTCAAGCCTGCTCTTGAGATTCTTGCAGGTATACCCACTGTTGTTTATGGATATTTTGCTCTTGTGTATGTTACTCCGTTTCTACGTAATTTTTTTCCGGATATTTCCACTTTTAATGTGCTCAGCGCTTCCATTGTCGTGGCAATAATGATTATCCCCACTATAAGCAGTATAAGCGAGGATGCGATAAGAGCTGTGCCGGATAAACTCCGCTACGGTGCTTATGGTCTTGGAATGACAAGGTTTCAGACTATAAGGACTGTTGTGCTTCCTTCTGCATTGTCAGGGATAACTTCTTCCTTTATCCTTGGAATATCCAGGGTTATTGGCGAGACCATGGCAGTAACCATTGCTGCCGGTAGAATGCCCAGGATTGTAAACCTTCTCAACCTTAGTGATACTTTTTTAAAGCCAATACAGACAATGACTTCTGCAATGGTAGAGGTGGGGTTAAGCGATGTTTCTGGTGACAGTCCTGCATACATGAGCCTGTATGCTGTAGGTTTTTTATTGTTTTTATTTACTTTGGCTCTCAATCTGATTAGCCAGAAGATAAAGAAAAAATTCAGGGAGAAGTATCAATGA
- the pstA gene encoding phosphate ABC transporter permease PstA: protein MTADKIKNALDKPAWWHSSLVEKGKDKVFIAFAFVAALWGIAALAGLLVYVFSDSLGWVDWQFITSRPSRFAEKAGVWPVLLGSFYLILLVGIMVLPLGVFAAIYLEEYARDGKLKRFIETNIANLAGVPSIVYGLLGLGLFVGLFGLPIGCLLVASMTLMLRVLPIVIVSSQEAIRSVPDSQRFAALGMGMTRWQMISSVVLPEAFPGILTGLILALANAMGETAPLIMVGVAHSIFSPPRGLLSAFGALPLQIFAWSDYPQNEFQHGVVPAAIVVLLTTLILLNGTAVYLRHRFSVKKR, encoded by the coding sequence ATGACAGCGGATAAGATTAAAAATGCACTTGATAAGCCTGCATGGTGGCACAGCAGCTTAGTAGAAAAGGGTAAGGATAAGGTATTTATAGCTTTTGCTTTTGTTGCTGCCTTGTGGGGTATTGCTGCGCTTGCAGGTCTTCTTGTGTATGTTTTTTCTGATTCTCTTGGTTGGGTGGATTGGCAGTTTATTACAAGCAGACCATCAAGGTTTGCAGAAAAGGCAGGTGTTTGGCCGGTCCTTTTGGGTTCTTTTTATCTTATACTGCTTGTGGGAATAATGGTTCTGCCGTTAGGGGTTTTTGCTGCAATATATCTGGAAGAATATGCACGTGATGGGAAACTCAAGCGTTTTATAGAAACCAATATAGCCAACCTTGCGGGAGTTCCTTCTATTGTATATGGGCTTTTGGGATTGGGGCTTTTTGTAGGTCTGTTTGGCCTTCCTATAGGCTGTCTGCTTGTAGCATCTATGACCCTTATGCTGAGAGTTTTACCCATAGTTATAGTCTCTTCCCAGGAAGCTATAAGAAGTGTTCCGGACAGCCAACGTTTTGCTGCTCTTGGTATGGGGATGACCAGGTGGCAGATGATATCTTCTGTTGTGCTGCCGGAGGCATTTCCTGGTATACTTACCGGGCTTATACTTGCGCTTGCAAACGCAATGGGAGAGACGGCACCCCTGATAATGGTAGGAGTGGCTCACTCCATCTTTAGTCCTCCTAGAGGGCTTTTATCAGCATTTGGTGCACTGCCGTTGCAGATATTTGCATGGTCCGATTATCCGCAGAATGAGTTTCAGCATGGGGTAGTGCCTGCTGCAATAGTTGTGTTGCTTACAACACTCATATTGTTAAACGGAACAGCCGTGTATCTAAGACACAGGTTTTCTGTCAAGAAAAGATAA
- the pstB gene encoding phosphate ABC transporter ATP-binding protein PstB, protein MVEIKSKLPEKEKKTDKPDIVIKAESLSLYYGSKKALHEINLPIYKNRITAFIGPSGCGKSTLLRCFNRMNEIVADVNIEGNVYFHEQDIYDKDVDPVMLRRRIGMVFQQPNPFPKSIYDNVAYGPKMYGIRDKSLLDEIVETSLREAALWDEVKDSLDKNALALSGGQQQRLCIARTIAVQPEVILMDEPASALDPISTARIEELMQKLSKEYTIIIVTHNMQQAARSSDYTAFLNLNEELGAGYIEEFGPTRELFLNPKNKKTEDYISGRFG, encoded by the coding sequence ATGGTAGAGATAAAAAGCAAACTTCCAGAAAAAGAGAAAAAAACAGACAAGCCGGATATAGTAATAAAAGCAGAGTCTTTGTCCCTGTATTACGGCAGCAAAAAAGCACTACACGAGATAAACCTGCCTATATACAAGAACAGGATAACAGCCTTTATAGGTCCATCTGGCTGTGGTAAATCCACACTTTTGCGCTGCTTTAACCGTATGAATGAGATAGTAGCTGACGTAAACATAGAGGGTAATGTCTATTTCCACGAGCAGGATATATACGATAAGGATGTTGACCCAGTTATGCTCAGGAGGCGTATAGGAATGGTTTTTCAGCAGCCCAATCCTTTTCCCAAGAGCATATATGATAACGTGGCATATGGACCAAAAATGTATGGCATTAGGGACAAAAGCCTACTTGACGAGATAGTTGAGACCAGCCTTCGTGAAGCTGCACTATGGGACGAGGTAAAAGACAGCCTAGATAAAAACGCATTGGCTCTATCCGGTGGTCAGCAGCAGAGACTTTGTATAGCACGCACAATAGCCGTGCAACCGGAAGTAATCCTTATGGATGAACCTGCCTCGGCACTTGACCCCATATCCACTGCCAGGATAGAAGAGCTAATGCAGAAGCTGTCCAAAGAATACACCATTATAATCGTTACTCACAACATGCAGCAAGCTGCCCGCTCCTCTGACTATACCGCTTTTCTTAATCTCAACGAAGAGCTTGGAGCAGGATATATAGAGGAGTTTGGCCCTACTAGAGAATTGTTTCTCAATCCAAAGAATAAGAAGACAGAGGATTACATATCGGGAAGATTTGGCTAA
- a CDS encoding ATP-binding protein — MKPDNRKSSVSYGNLLFIFAFSLVISILVTIFIGISETAKNIDIQKKQALAFASSLGIVLEKRQDASAPLNFFSGAYFKYKILSDKESGIPSDLPYAWYDRGLIKVASNIYNSSQVLLLELPLINPFPYSAILIPLMLNSLISFLFIFYLLIRQKTFVEEISKRIKAPHPPLLSTGSGFFSPFIRIIAPLEQAALERIIKTDSKLDRTRAKLEVYELITEHMEEGIILADEKLRVSYANPAALKMCGIKESATGKPVGMLIKNNSLIEKILRCYENKKGARYEYCPDGERYQEISISPISLNREENSAIIVIRDISSIKKLQKIRKDFVSNVSHELKTPISSIIGYTETLAEIISPEDSTARRFAETIHNNAVRLGNIVEDLLMLSRIEQNNTEIKKAPHSLSELIQKAIDTINNAAEEKGITISTVEKPDITIMANPGLMIQALGNILDNAVRYCPAGTTVTIDWQEEADISRIIIRDNGPGIPQKDLSRIFERFYRVESSRNRNTGGTGLGLAIVKHIVESHGGGIEAESPPTGGTQFVIRLKK; from the coding sequence TTGAAACCTGACAACAGAAAAAGCTCGGTTTCCTATGGAAATCTATTGTTTATTTTTGCTTTTTCCCTGGTCATTTCTATTCTTGTAACCATTTTTATAGGCATATCGGAGACAGCAAAGAATATAGATATACAGAAAAAGCAGGCTCTCGCCTTTGCATCTTCTCTTGGAATAGTGCTAGAAAAGAGGCAGGATGCTTCCGCACCGCTCAATTTTTTCTCCGGCGCATACTTTAAATACAAAATATTATCAGATAAAGAATCCGGCATTCCCTCCGACCTTCCCTATGCTTGGTATGACAGGGGTCTCATAAAGGTAGCCAGTAACATCTACAACTCAAGTCAAGTCCTTTTGCTAGAGCTGCCGCTTATAAATCCTTTTCCTTACAGTGCAATACTCATACCTCTGATGCTCAACTCGCTCATATCCTTTCTTTTTATCTTCTATCTGCTTATAAGACAAAAAACATTTGTAGAAGAAATCTCAAAAAGGATAAAAGCTCCTCATCCTCCCCTTCTCTCCACAGGTTCTGGATTTTTCTCTCCATTTATAAGGATCATAGCTCCTCTCGAGCAAGCAGCTCTGGAGAGGATAATCAAGACGGATTCAAAGCTTGACAGGACAAGAGCAAAACTGGAGGTATACGAGCTTATAACAGAGCATATGGAAGAAGGCATAATACTCGCGGACGAAAAATTGAGGGTAAGCTACGCAAATCCTGCAGCACTTAAGATGTGCGGCATAAAAGAATCCGCAACAGGAAAACCAGTAGGAATGCTTATAAAAAACAACAGCCTTATAGAAAAGATCCTGAGGTGCTATGAGAATAAAAAAGGTGCAAGATACGAATACTGTCCTGACGGAGAAAGATACCAGGAAATAAGCATAAGCCCTATAAGTCTCAACAGGGAAGAAAATAGTGCAATAATAGTCATAAGAGACATAAGCAGCATAAAAAAACTGCAAAAAATAAGAAAGGACTTTGTTTCCAACGTCTCACACGAGCTTAAAACCCCCATAAGCAGCATTATAGGATATACGGAAACCCTTGCAGAAATAATCTCTCCAGAAGACAGCACTGCAAGACGCTTTGCAGAAACGATACATAACAATGCAGTACGACTTGGAAACATAGTGGAAGACCTTCTCATGCTCTCACGCATAGAGCAGAACAATACAGAAATAAAAAAAGCTCCTCATTCCCTCTCTGAGCTCATACAAAAAGCAATCGATACAATAAACAATGCAGCAGAAGAAAAAGGCATAACAATCAGCACTGTAGAAAAACCGGATATCACAATAATGGCAAATCCCGGACTAATGATACAGGCGCTGGGGAATATCCTGGACAACGCAGTAAGGTACTGCCCGGCAGGCACAACCGTTACGATAGACTGGCAGGAAGAAGCAGACATAAGCAGAATAATCATAAGGGATAATGGCCCGGGTATACCACAAAAGGACCTGTCCAGAATCTTTGAGCGTTTTTATCGTGTAGAAAGCTCAAGAAACAGGAATACAGGCGGGACAGGCCTTGGACTGGCTATAGTCAAGCATATAGTAGAAAGTCACGGGGGAGGTATAGAGGCAGAAAGCCCGCCTACAGGCGGCACACAGTTTGTCATAAGGTTAAAAAAATAA
- a CDS encoding response regulator → MKAHVLVVDDEPDIRELVAFNLEREGYRVSTAEDGNTALQIVRSELPDVVVLDLMLPGKDGLEVCRDLKADKATTNIPIIMLTAKAEEADIVIGLELGADDYVTKPFSPRVLLARIKAVLKRVKTEKTDVTGLVSIGILSIDPLKHRAEVEGKAVELSATEFDILYFLARNPGWVFSRAQIIDAVRGNNYAVTERSVDVQILSIRKKLGKARDYIRTIRGVGYKFET, encoded by the coding sequence ATGAAGGCACATGTGCTTGTTGTGGATGACGAGCCTGACATAAGAGAACTTGTTGCTTTTAATCTTGAGCGTGAGGGATATAGAGTCAGCACGGCAGAGGATGGAAACACAGCTCTGCAGATCGTCCGCAGCGAGCTACCTGACGTTGTTGTTCTTGACCTCATGCTCCCAGGTAAGGATGGACTTGAGGTCTGCAGGGACTTAAAAGCAGATAAAGCTACTACAAATATCCCAATTATAATGCTTACAGCCAAGGCAGAAGAAGCTGATATCGTCATAGGCCTTGAGCTGGGAGCAGATGATTATGTTACCAAGCCTTTTAGTCCGAGGGTTCTTCTTGCAAGAATCAAGGCGGTCTTAAAGCGCGTAAAAACAGAAAAAACCGATGTTACTGGTCTTGTCTCCATAGGTATCCTCTCCATAGACCCGCTAAAACATAGAGCAGAGGTAGAAGGTAAAGCCGTGGAACTCTCAGCTACGGAGTTTGATATACTTTATTTTCTTGCAAGAAATCCCGGGTGGGTTTTTTCCAGAGCACAGATAATAGATGCAGTAAGAGGCAATAACTATGCTGTAACCGAGCGTTCCGTTGATGTGCAGATTCTCAGTATAAGAAAAAAGCTTGGTAAGGCACGGGATTATATTCGTACCATAAGAGGAGTGGGATACAAGTTTGAAACCTGA
- the phoU gene encoding phosphate signaling complex protein PhoU, with product MVNKLEEEIVILRDNIFKMGLEVEEALKLALAALKEKNTAACDSVFEHEERINRMQVELEDFCAQLLASYTPVASDLREILTSFKLISNIERIGDHAVHFAKALIRLNNKELLDEFGQFFYMLEVGIDMLDTALKAYVEQDANLARETASRDEKIDTMHNELLSHLFELIKKNPELAQDFTSLLFLNRFMERLGDHVTNICEWVVYSVTNRHEDLN from the coding sequence ATGGTAAATAAACTAGAGGAAGAAATTGTTATCTTGCGTGACAATATTTTTAAGATGGGGCTTGAGGTTGAGGAAGCTCTAAAGCTAGCTCTCGCAGCTCTCAAGGAGAAGAATACAGCTGCATGCGATTCTGTCTTTGAACATGAGGAAAGGATTAACAGAATGCAGGTAGAGCTTGAAGATTTCTGTGCTCAGCTTCTTGCTTCTTATACACCTGTTGCGAGCGACCTAAGAGAGATTCTCACATCTTTTAAGCTTATCTCCAATATAGAGAGAATTGGCGACCATGCTGTGCATTTTGCAAAGGCCCTCATCAGACTAAATAATAAGGAGCTTCTGGATGAGTTTGGCCAATTTTTTTATATGCTTGAGGTAGGCATAGATATGTTGGACACAGCTCTTAAAGCATATGTAGAGCAGGATGCTAATTTGGCAAGAGAGACAGCAAGCAGGGATGAGAAGATAGATACCATGCATAACGAACTTCTTTCCCATCTTTTTGAACTGATAAAGAAAAATCCAGAGCTTGCTCAGGATTTTACTTCTCTTCTCTTTCTAAACAGGTTTATGGAAAGACTTGGTGACCATGTTACCAATATCTGTGAGTGGGTCGTATACAGTGTAACCAACAGGCATGAGGATCTCAATTGA